CGTCAAGCTGTCGGTGCTGGCGCTGCAGAAGGCGCTGCCGAAGCTGACGCCGCAGGAGCAGGCCATCGGCTGGGCCAATATCGCGCTGCCAGCGTCCTACGTGGTGGCGGCCGAAACGTCGGAATACTGGCGCCGCGCCAACGGCGCGCCGCTGTCGATCGACCAGCACCAGTGGCGCACCCGCTATGCACTGCGCGACGGCAACTGGAAGCTGGTACGCGACTACATCGCCGCGATGCCGGCGTCGCTGCGGGCCGATCCCACCTGGGTGTACTGGCAGGCGCGGGCCGTCACCGCGCTGGCGGGCAATGGCGGCGGCCTGCCGGCCGAGGCCCAGTTCCTGTACCAGAGCATCGCCGAGCGCCAGGATTACTACGGCCTGCTGGCGGCCGAGGAGCTGGGCCGCACGGTGTCGATCCCGCCGCCGGGCGCGCCCGTCACGCAGGCCGAGATCGCGGCCGTTGCCGCCAACCCCGGTTTCCAGCGCGCCCTGCGCTTCTTCAACATGCGCCTGCGCTTCGAGGGCACGCGCGAGTGGAACTGGGAACTGCGCCGCCTGAGCGACCGCGAGCTGATCGCCGCCGCCGAATTCGCCCGCCAGAACCACATCCTGGACCGCATGGTGTACACGTCCGAGCGCACCCGCGTGCAGGCCGACTACACGCACCGCTATCCGGCACCGCACGACGACATCATGCAGGCCAACACCCGCACGCTCGGCCTGGACCGGGCCTGGGTCTATGGCCTGATCCGGCAGGAGTCGCGCTTCATCATGACGGCGCAGTCGAGCGCGGGGCCTCGGGCCTGATGCAGGTGATGCCGTCGACGGGGCGCTGGGTGGCGCAGAAGATCGGCCTGACGAACTTCGTGCAGGACATGCTGACCGACGTGCGCACCAATATCCTGCTGGGCACCAACTACATGAACATGGTGCTGGGCAGCATGGACGGCTCGCAGGTGCTGGCGACGGCCGCCTACAATGCGGGGCCGGGCCGGCTGCGTTCGTGGCGCTCGGCGCTGTCGAAGCCGATGGACTCGACGATCTTCATCGAATCGATCCCGTACTCGGAAACGCGGACGTACGTGAAGAACGTGATGACGAATGCCACGTGGTATGCCGCCCTGTTCGAAGGCCGCCCGCAGTCGCTCAAGGCGCGCCTGGGCACCGTAACGCCCAAGGGCTACAGCGAGCAGGACCAGCAGCAGACCACCTTCAGCAGCCGCTGATGCAGCGCGGCTGGCCGACTTTCCCACTTCGACCGCAACAATGCACACCTTCGAACTCGACCCCACCCTGAGCCAGACCCTGGCCGCCGCGCGCGAGCCCGGCCTGACCCTCATCATCGGCAACAAGAACTACTCGTCGTGGTCGATGCGGCCCTGGGTCGCGATGACGGCGTTCGCGATTCCGTTCCATGAAGTGCGCGTGCTGCTGGACCAGCCCGACACCGCCAACAACATCGCCCGCTACAGTGCCAGCGGCCGCGTGCCCGTGCTGCTGGCCGGCGACATCACGATCTGGGACAGCCTGGCGATCTGCGAGTACCTCGCGGAACAGTTCCCCGACAAGCACCTGTGGCCGCAGGACGTGGCCGCGCGCGCGCTGGCGCGCTCCGTCTGCGCCGAGATGCATTCGGGTTTCGCCAGCCTGCGCACGACGATGCCGATGAACATCCGCACGCACCTGCCCGGCAAGGGCCGCACGCCGGACACCCAGGCCGACATCGGTCGCATCAGCGAGATCTGGGAGGAATGCCTGGCGCGCTTCGGCCACAACGGCTTCCTGTTCGGCGAGTTCTCCATTGCCGACGCGTTCTTCGCGCCGGTGGTGACGCGCTTCCATACTTATGGCGTGGTGCTGCCGCCGGCGCTGTCGGCCTACTGCGAACGGATGCGCAACCACCCGGCCGTGGCGCGCTGGATCGAGGAAGCGCTGAAGGAGACGGAGATCGCCGACAAGCACGAAGACGAGCTGCCGTGAAGACGTATATCGTGGGCGGGGCCGTGCGCGACGAGCTGCTGGGACTGCCGGTCAAGGACCGCGACCACGTCGTGGTCGGCGCGGCCCCCGAGGACATGCTGGCGCGGGGGTTCCGCCCTGTCGGCAAGGACTTTCCCGTGTTCCTGCACCCGGCCACGCAGGAAGAGTATGCGCTCGCCCGCACGGAGCGCAAGACCGCGCCCGGCTACAAGGGTTTCGTGTTCCACACCTCCCCGGACGTCACGCTGGAAGAAGACCTGGTGCGGCGCGACCTGACCATCAACGCGATCGCCCGCGCCGAGGATGGCACGCTGACCGATCCGTTCGACGGCCAGCGCGACATCCGCGAGAAAGTGTTCCGCCACGTCTCCGAGGCGTTCGCCGAGGACCCGGTACGCATCCTGCGCCTGGCGCGCTTTGCCGCGCGGTTCACCGACTTCACGGTCGCCCCGGAAACCAATGCGCTGATGCGCGCGATGGTCGAGGCGGGCGAGGTCGATGCGCTGGTGCCCGAGCGCGTGTGGCAGGAACTGTCGCGCGGCCTGATGGAGGCGCGCCCTTCGCGCATGCTGCAGGTGCTGCGCGGCTGCGGCGCGCTGGCGCGCATCGTGCCGGAACTGGACCGCCTGTGGGGCGTGCCGCAGCCGGAGCGCTGGCATCCCGAGATCGACACGGGCACCCACATGGAGCAGGTGATCGACTATGCGGCCGCGCAGGGGTACGACCTGCCCGTGCGCTTCGCGGCCCTGCTGCACGACCTGGGCAAGGGCGTCACCCCGGCGGACAAGTGGCCGGCCCACCATGGCCACGAGGGCCTGGGCGTGCAGCTGGTCAAGGACGTCTGCGCGCGCCTGAAGGTGCCGGTCGAATGCCGCGACCTGGCCGTCATGACGACGCGCGAGCATGGCAACGTGGCGCGCGCGCAGGAGCTTCGCTGCCGCACCATCGTCACGCTGCTGGAACGTTGCGACGGCTTCCGCAAGCCGGCCCGCTTCACCCAGCTGCTGCTGGCGTGCGAATGCGATGCGCGCGGCCGCACGGGACCCGCGGCCAGCTTTGCCGACCGCCCGTTCCCGCAGCGCGCCTACCTGGAAACGGCACTGGCGGCGGCCCGTGGCGTCGATGCGGGCGCCATCGCGCAGGGCCTGGCCGAGCGTCCCGACCGGATTCCAGAAATGATCCGCAGCGCGCGCGTGCGCGCCGTGCGCGATGCGCTGCGCCGGGGCGACGAGCCCGATGACGACACGCAAACCGCCACCACCGGCGTGAGCACGGCATGACCCGCCTGAACCTGTTTCGCAATCCCTGCAGCGCTGGTTCAACAAGGGCGGGCGCGAAACCATTCCCATCAAGGCGCTGAGCGAGCGCGATCGGCGCCGCATGCTGCGCCATTTCCTGTCGCTGGAACGCTCCGACCGCATCCTGCGCTTCGGCTCCTACATGGGCGACGAGCAGGTCACCCGATACGTCGAGGGCATCGACTTCCAGCGCGACATGGTGTTCGGCGTCTACAACCGCGTGTTCCGGCTGGCCGCCGTGGGGCACCTGGCGTTCGCGCCGCGCCAGGCGGGCAGCGAAGGCAAGACGGCAAAGGACCGCGTGGCCGAATTCGGCGTGTCGGTGCTGAAGTCGGCGCGGGGACTGGGCATCGGTTCCAAGCTGTTCGAGCGGGCCGCGATCGTGTGCCGCAACCACGACGTGGACACGCTGTACATGCATTGCCTGTCGTCGAACCAGACGATGATGCACATCGCCAAGAAGGCAGGGATGGAAATCCACCGCGACTACGGCGAGGCGGACGCCTACCTGAAGCTGGGCCCCGCCGACCCCGCCAGCGTGCTGCAGGAAGCGATGCAGGAGCAGCTGGCGACGATCGACTACGCGCTCAAGGCCAACGTGCGCCGCGCCGCCAAGCTGCTGGACAAGCTGCCCCGCCGCACCCCGAAGGAATAGCCGTGGCAACTGTCGCGTTACACCCGGCGACAGTTGCGTCAAACAGCCTCGACAATCCCCCGACATCTCGCCGACAGACAGCGCCGCCGCCCAGGCGCACCATGACGTTGCAGCACTAGGAAGCGGTACGCCGTACCGCACCGCTGCAAACCAAACCGAAAATGGAGATGTCATGAAACTAGGCGATAAATTCGATCAGGAACGGATGAAAACCGACGGCAAGCCGGTCGTGCTGATGATGCAGCCGCAGGGCTATATCGAAGTGCGCGGACCGGAAGAGCTGCGTCAATGGGAAGAAAACGCACGCACCCTGACGGGCGTGGCGATCGGCGCACCGCAGGGCCTGCGCGCCGCCACGACGTGCAGCTACGGTTGCGCCGACGACTGTGGCGTGATGGCGTAACGCGCCAGCCGTACTTTCTCCACCGCGTAGCGCCCCGGCGCTACGCACCCGAAGGTCTGCATCCATGATACTGATCGTGACAGGCAAGGACGACTTGCATGCGCTGATGGTCCAGCGCGAACTGCACGCGCGCGGGCAGCCGTGCGCCCTGTTCGAAACCGACCTGATTGCCAATTCTCCCGCCATCTCGTGGCGGTTCGCCGCAAGCCGCGCACAGGTCAGCCTGCGCTGCCAGGACGGCGACCCCATCGACCTCGCCGACGTCGGTGCCATCTGGTGGCGCCGCCCGCAACCGAAGCAGCAGCTGAACGGGTCAACGCCGGATGGCCACCACGCACTGATCGACGTCGAATGCCGCGGCACCCTGATGGGCATGTTTTCGGCGGACTTCGACGGCACCTGGGTATCGTCACCCGCCGCCACCGTGCGCGCCGCCGACAAGTTCCTGCAACTGTCCGTCGCCAGCCGGCACGGCTTCCGGGTGCCGCGCACGGTCGTCACGCAGCGGCGCGAGGACGTGCTGGACCTGTACCGCGCGGTAAACGGGAAAGTCATCGTCAAGCCGGTGGTCGGGGTGTCGGAGCCGCTGCTGTTTACCCGGTTCCTGGACGACCCGGCAGGCATCGACGAGGCGTCGTTCGCGGCCTGCCCCGCCGTCTACCAGGAGTACATTCCCGGTTGCCGTCATATCCGGCTCAACTGTTTCGGCGAGCGCTCATGGGCCGCGGCGATCGATACCGACGCGCTGGACTGGCGCGCCGACCTGTCGGTGCCCGTCAGCGCCTGGGAGGTGCCGCCGGCGCTGCACGCACAGGTACGGCGCGTGCTCGACGCGCTGGACCTGAAGATGGGCATCGTCGACCTGAAGCAGGACCCCAACGGCGAATTCGTCTGGCTCGAAGTCAATCCGCAGGGGCAGTTCCTGTTCCTGGAGCCGCTGACGGGCATGCCGATGACGCGTTACTTCGCCGACTTCCTGGTGGAGGCCAGCGCAGCGCGGCACTGAGGGCTTGGGCTTGGGCTTACACCAGCGGCAGCGCCGTCGTGTCCTTGATGCGCTGCAGCGCGAAGCTCGACTTCACGTCCAGCACGGACGGGTGGCGCAGCAGTGTCGCCATCATGAAGCGCGAGAAGTGGTCCATGTCCTCCACGTGCACGCGCAGCAGGTAATCCATCTCGCCCGTCATCGCGTAGCACGCCACCACTTCGGGCCACTGCTCGACGGCGACGGCGAAGTCCTCGCGTGGCGAGGCGGTGCCGGGCAGGGCGCCCAGCGCCCGCGCATTGCTGTGCGCGGCCGCGTCGCTGTGCTTTTCCAGGCGCACGTTGACGTAGGCCAAGAGGCCCAGGCCGATCTTGTCCGGGTCCAGCAGCGCCACGTACTGGCGGATCACGCCTTCCTCTTCCAGGCGCTTGATGCGGCGCAGGCACGGCGACGGCGACAGGCTGACCTGCTCGGCCACGTCCTGGTTGGACAGGCGGCCGTCGGCCTGCAAGATGCCGAGGATTTTGCGGTCGGTTTTGTCGAGCGCGATCTTGGTCATGAATCCCTCTTTGGATGCTTGTTATCGCAATATTATTGCTCAAAACGCCCATCCTTGGGAATTGTTTGCAATTTAATTCTTTCAAACGAGGTCTATACTGTGCGTCATTCTGATAGAGGAGACGCACATGCAATTCACGCCCTGGGACAACCCGATGGGGACCGACGGTTTCGAATTCGTCGAGTTCGCCGCACCCGATCCGAAGGCACTCGGCGCGCTGTTCGAGAACATGGGTTTCACGGCCATCGCCCGTCACCGCACCAAGGACGTCACCCTGTACCGCCAGGGCGAGATCAACTTCATCATCAATGCCGAAGAGGATTCGTTCGCGCAGCGTTTCGCGCGCCAGCACGGTCCCTCGGTATGCGCCATCGCGATCCGTGTCGACGATGCCGCCTACGTCTACAAGAAGGCGCTGGAGATGGGCGCCTGGGGCTTCGACAACAAGACGGGCCCGATGGAACTGAACATCCCGGCCATCAAGGGCGTGGGCGACTCGCTGCTGTACCTGGTCGACCGCTGGCGCGGCAAGAACGCCGACAAGGGCGTGACGCCGGGCAGCATCGGCGACATCAGCATCTATGACGCCGACTTCGTGGCCATTCCCGGCGTGGACCCGAACCCGGTCGGCAACGGCCTGACCTATATCGACCACCTGACGCACAACGTCTACCGTGGCCGCATGGGCGAATGGGCCGGCTTCTACGAGCGCCTGTTCAACTTCCGCGAGATCCGCTACTTCGACATCGAAGGCCGCCTGACGGGCCTGAAGTCGAAGGCGATGACGTCCCCGTGCGGCAAGATCCGCATCCCGATCAACGAATCGTCGGACGACAAGTCGCAGATCGCCGAGTACCTGAACGAATACCATGGCGAAGGCATCCAGCACATCGCGCTGGGCACGGACGACATCTACACGTCGATCCAGCGCATGCGCGACACCGGGATCGCGTTCCAGGATACGATCGAGACGTACTACGAGCTGGTGAACCGCCGCCTGCCGAGCCACGGCGAGAACCTGGAAGAGCTGCGCCGCCTGCGCATCCTGATCGACGGCCAGGCCGACAGTGAAAACAAGCGCGAGCTGCTGCTGCAGATCTTCACGCAGAACGTGATCGGCCCGATCTTCTTCGAGATCATCCAGCGCAAGGGCGACCAGGGCTTCGGCGAGGGCAATTTCCGCGCGCTGTTCGAGTCCATCGAACTCGACCAGATCCGTCGTGGCGTATTGGAGGATCCCGCAAAAACAGTCGCATAAGCACGCAGCACCCCAAAAGCAACCCCTGGGGTCAGACCCGACGGGTCTGACCCCGGCCTTTGCCGTTGGGTTGAAAAACAAGCCGGCAGCCCCTCGTCAGAAGGGGCGCCGGCTTTGGCACTTTGAAACAATATTGGAGACAAACCCCATGAACGCACCTCACAAGGGTACGGAGCTAGGCGCGCCCGCACACGACATTACCCTGGACGACAAGTGGACGCTCGAACGCGGCCGCGCCTTCATGACCGGCACGCAGGCGCTGATCCGCCTGCCGATGATGCAGCGCGAGCGCGACGTCAAGGCCGGCCTGAACACCGCGGGCTACATCACCGGCTACCGCGGTTCTCCCGTGACCAGCGTCGACATGACGGCGATGAAGGCGAAGAAGCACCTGGAAGCCCACCACGTCAAGTTCCATCCGGGGATGAACGAAGACCTCGCGGCGACCGCCGTCTGGGGCACCCAGCAAACCAATCTGTTCCAGGATGCCAAGTACGACGGCGTCTTCTCCATGTGGTACGGCAAGGGCCCCGGCGTGGACCGCTGCGGCGACGTCTTCAAGCATGCCAACAATGCCGGCTCGGCAAAGCACGGCGGCGTGCTGGTGCTGGCCGGCGACGACCATGCCGCCAAGTCCTCCTCCACCGCGCACCAGTCCGATCACATCCTGGCCGCCTGCGGCATCCCCGTGCTGTACCCGTCCTCCGTGCAGGAATACATCGACTACGGCCTGCACGGCTGGGCGATGAGCCGCTACACGGGCCTGTGGGTGGCGATGAAGTGCGTGACCGACATCATCGAATCGGGCGCCGTCGTCGACTTCGACCCGGACCGTGTGCAGATCGCCATGCCGGACGACTTCGAGCTGCCGCCCGGTGGCCTGAACATCCGCTGGCCCGATGCGGTGCTGGACCAGGAAGTGCGGATGAACAGCTATAAATGGTATGCCGCGCTGGCCTATGCGCGCGCCAATAAGCTCAACAAGATCATCTGGGACAGCCCCAAGCCGAAGATCGGCATCATCACGGCCGGCAAGTCCTACCTGGACACGCGGCAGGCGCTGGCCGACCTGGGCATCGACGAGCAGGCCGCAAGCGACATCGGCATCCGCCTGTACAAGATCGGCATGACGTGGCCGCTGGAAGCGGACGGCGTGCATGAATTCGCGCGCGGCCTGGACGAGATCATCGTCGTCGAGGAAAAGCGGCAGATCCTCGAATATGCGCTGAAGGAAGAGCTGTACAACCTGCCGGACAGCGAACGTCCCCGCGTCGTCGGCAAGTTCGACGACACGGGCGAATGGTCCAACAAGCACCGCAGCGGCCACGGCGACTGGCTGCTGCCGGCGACCTATGAATTGAACCCGGCGCAGATCGCCCGGGCGATTGCCAGCCGCATCTCGCATTATTGCGACGGCCACCCCGTGGCCGCGCGCGTGAAGGAGCGCATCGCCTTCCTGGAAGCGAAGGAACTGGTGCTGAAATCCGTGCCGGCCAAGCCGAATCCGCAGACGGACCGCACGCCGTTCTTCTGCTCCGGTTGCCCGCACAACACGTCGACGAAGGTGCCGGAAGGCTCGCGCGCGCTGGCCGGCATCGGCTGCCACTACATGGTGCTGTGGATGGACCGCGAGACGTCCACGTTCACGCACATGGGCGCGGAAGGCGTTACATGGGTGGGCCAGGCGCCGTTCACGAACGAGAAGCACGTATTCACCAACCTGGGCGACGGCACCTACTTCCACTCGGGGATCCTGGCGATCCGCGCGGCGGTGGCGGCCAAGGTCAACATCACCTACAAGATCCTGTACAACGACGCCGTGGCGATGACGGGCGGCCAGGTCGTGGACGGTCCGCTCGACCCGGGCATGATCTCGCGCCAGATCGCGGCCGAAGGCGTCACCCCGATCATCGTCGTCACCGACGATCCGGACAAGTACCCCGACGATTACGCCTGGGCGCCCGGTGTCACGGTGCGCCACCGCTCCGAGCTGATGGACGTGCAGAAGGAACTGCGCGACAAGCCGGGTGTCTCGGCCATGATCTACGACCAGACCTGCGCTTCCGAGAAGCGCCGCCGCCGCAAACGCAACGAGTTCCCGGACCCGGCCAAGCGCGCGGTCATCAACGAGGCCGTGTGCGAAGGCTGCGGCGACTGCTCGGTGCAGTCAAACTGCCTGTCGGTGGAGCCGCTGGAGACCGAGCTGGGGCGCAAGCGCCAGATCAACCAGTCCAGCTGCAACAAGGACTACTCGTGCGTGTCCGGTTTCTGCCCCAGCTTCGTCACCGTCGAAGGCGGCCAGCTGAAGAAGCCGAAGAAGGCCGCGGCCGGCAGCAATGCCGAGGTGCCGGCACTGCCGGCACCGGCGCTGCCGTCGACGGCGACGCCCTACGGCATCCTCGTCACCGGCATCGGCGGCACGGGTGTCGTCACCGTCGGCCAGATTCTGGCCATGGCCGCGCACGTGGAAGGCAAGGGCGCCGTCGTGCTGGACATGAGCGGCCTGGCGCAGAAGGGCGGCCCCGTGATGTCGCACGTGCGCCTGGCCGACAACCAGGCCGACCTGCACTCCACCCGCGTGGGCACGGGCAGCGCCGACCTGGTGATCGGCTGCGACCAGATCGTCACGGCCAGCCGCGATGCATTGTCGCGCATGGGCGAAGGCCGTACCTGGGCCGCGATCAACTCGACGGGCGCCACCACGGCCGCCTTCGTCAAGAATCCGGACTGGCAGTTCCCGGGCGAGTCGTCGCAGGGCGAGATCCTGCGTGCGTGCGGTACCGACCGGGTCGAATTCGTCGACGCGGGCCGTATCGCCACTGCGCTGATGGGCGACTCCATCGCCACCAACATGTTCATGCTGGGCTACTCGTTCCAGAAGGGCCACGTGCCGTTGTCCGAAGGCGCGCTGATGAAGGCCATCGAACTGAATGGCGTTTCGGTCGGCTTCAACAAGGCCGCGTTCAACTGGGGCCGCTATGCGGCCGTGGACTTGAATGCCGTGACGAAGATGACGGCGCCAGCCCAGGTGATCGAGTTCAAGCGCAGCCAGACGCTGGACGAAATCGTCACGCGCCGCGTCGAGCTGCTGACGGCCTACCAGAATGCCGCATATGCCGGCCAGTACCGCGAGTTCGTCGAGACGGTACGGGCGGCGGAAAGCCGCCTGAATCCGAAGCAGCTGAAGCTGACGGAAGCCGTGGCGCGCTACCTGTACAAGCTGATGGCCTACAAGGACGAGTACGAGGTAGCCCGCCTGCACACGGACCCCGCGTTCCGCCAGAAGATCGAGGGCATGTTCGAGGGCGACTACAAGGTCAAGTTCCACCTGGCGCCGCCGCTCCTGGCCAAGCACGACAAGGATGGCCACCTGGTCAAGCAGGAGTTCGGCCCGTGGATGCTGCAGGCATTCAAGGTGCTGGCGAAACTGAAGGGCCTGCGCGGCACGGCGCTGGACGTCTTCGGCTACACGGCGGAGCGCAAGACGGAACGCGCCTTGATCGGCGCCTACCGCGACACGGTGGCACGGCTGCTGCCGAAGCTGAACGCCGACAATCTGGCAACGGCCGTGTCGATCGCCCGCATTCCGGAAGACATCCGCGGTTATGGCCATGTCAAGGAACGGCACCTGAAGGCGGCCAAACAGAAGGAAGCCGCGCTGCTGGCGGCGTTCGACGCACCGGCCGCGACCCCGCACGCGGCTTGACGTACGAACAAGCCCGCTCCGTCCCGGAGCGGGCTTTTTTTACGTGCATGGCGTTGGTCAGCGCCGGTGTCTCACGTAAAATGGCTGCCCATGAAACCCTTCACCAGCGCCCTTGGCCTCGCCATGTTGGCGGCGCTCGCCGGTTGCGGCGGCGACGGCCCATCCCAGCCCGGTGTCGTCACTCCCGTCAAGCCACCACCGTTCGTCCCGGAGCCGCCCGTCATCCCACCTCCAGTTACGCCGCCGGAACCTCCGCTTACGCCGCTGCAGGAGATCGAGAAGTACATGCAGCGCTGCGCGGACGCGCCGCCGGACAGTCCGCGCCCGGGCACGATCGACGATGAAAAGCGCTTCCTGCGGGCCTGGCTGGGCGAAACCTACCTGTGGTATCGCGAACTGCCAGCGCTCGACCTGACCACCTTCGGCGCCACCGTGGACTATTTCAATGCGATGAAGACGCCGCTGCTGACGCCGTCCGGCAAACCGAAGGACCAGTTCCACTTCAGCTATACGGAAGAGCGCTGGGCCGAGCTGTCGCGGGGGGGACAGACGGGCTACGGCATTACCTGGCTGCGCAACAGCGCCGACGGGCTGCGCGACTGGCGCATCGCGGCGGTGGAGCCGGGTTCCCCCGCTGCCGTCGCGGGGCTGCGCCGCGGCGACCGCCTGCTGACGGTGGATGGCAGCGACTTTGCCGGTACCACCGATGCCACCGCGGTCGCCACCCTGAATGCGGCCCTGTTCCCCGTCGTCGCCGGGAAGAGCCATCGGCTTGGCGTGCGCCGTGACGACAGCGGCACGTTCGAGGTCGAACTGCTATCGACGAAGCTGGCGATCGCTCCCGTGCAGAACACGACCGTGCTGCAAACGGCCGCCGGCCCCGTCGGCTACATGACCTTCGGCGCCCACGTGGCGGCGGCCGAAGCGCCCTTGACGGCGGCGTTCGCGGCCCTGCGCGACGCCGGGGTCAAGGACCTCGTGCTGGACCTGCGCTACAACGGCGGTGGCCTGCTCAGCATCGCCAGCAAGGTCGCCTATATGGTGGCCGGACCGCGGGTGGCAGGCATGACGTTCGAGCAGACGCTCGCCAACGACAAGACGAAGCCGAACAAACCGATTCTGTTCCCAGCGACGACCGCGCTGCCGACCCTCGACC
This is a stretch of genomic DNA from Pseudoduganella chitinolytica. It encodes these proteins:
- a CDS encoding glutathione S-transferase family protein, which encodes MHTFELDPTLSQTLAAAREPGLTLIIGNKNYSSWSMRPWVAMTAFAIPFHEVRVLLDQPDTANNIARYSASGRVPVLLAGDITIWDSLAICEYLAEQFPDKHLWPQDVAARALARSVCAEMHSGFASLRTTMPMNIRTHLPGKGRTPDTQADIGRISEIWEECLARFGHNGFLFGEFSIADAFFAPVVTRFHTYGVVLPPALSAYCERMRNHPAVARWIEEALKETEIADKHEDELP
- a CDS encoding multifunctional CCA addition/repair protein gives rise to the protein MKTYIVGGAVRDELLGLPVKDRDHVVVGAAPEDMLARGFRPVGKDFPVFLHPATQEEYALARTERKTAPGYKGFVFHTSPDVTLEEDLVRRDLTINAIARAEDGTLTDPFDGQRDIREKVFRHVSEAFAEDPVRILRLARFAARFTDFTVAPETNALMRAMVEAGEVDALVPERVWQELSRGLMEARPSRMLQVLRGCGALARIVPELDRLWGVPQPERWHPEIDTGTHMEQVIDYAAAQGYDLPVRFAALLHDLGKGVTPADKWPAHHGHEGLGVQLVKDVCARLKVPVECRDLAVMTTREHGNVARAQELRCRTIVTLLERCDGFRKPARFTQLLLACECDARGRTGPAASFADRPFPQRAYLETALAAARGVDAGAIAQGLAERPDRIPEMIRSARVRAVRDALRRGDEPDDDTQTATTGVSTA
- a CDS encoding GNAT family N-acetyltransferase → MLRHFLSLERSDRILRFGSYMGDEQVTRYVEGIDFQRDMVFGVYNRVFRLAAVGHLAFAPRQAGSEGKTAKDRVAEFGVSVLKSARGLGIGSKLFERAAIVCRNHDVDTLYMHCLSSNQTMMHIAKKAGMEIHRDYGEADAYLKLGPADPASVLQEAMQEQLATIDYALKANVRRAAKLLDKLPRRTPKE
- a CDS encoding MvdC/MvdD family ATP grasp protein; the protein is MILIVTGKDDLHALMVQRELHARGQPCALFETDLIANSPAISWRFAASRAQVSLRCQDGDPIDLADVGAIWWRRPQPKQQLNGSTPDGHHALIDVECRGTLMGMFSADFDGTWVSSPAATVRAADKFLQLSVASRHGFRVPRTVVTQRREDVLDLYRAVNGKVIVKPVVGVSEPLLFTRFLDDPAGIDEASFAACPAVYQEYIPGCRHIRLNCFGERSWAAAIDTDALDWRADLSVPVSAWEVPPALHAQVRRVLDALDLKMGIVDLKQDPNGEFVWLEVNPQGQFLFLEPLTGMPMTRYFADFLVEASAARH
- a CDS encoding Lrp/AsnC family transcriptional regulator codes for the protein MTKIALDKTDRKILGILQADGRLSNQDVAEQVSLSPSPCLRRIKRLEEEGVIRQYVALLDPDKIGLGLLAYVNVRLEKHSDAAAHSNARALGALPGTASPREDFAVAVEQWPEVVACYAMTGEMDYLLRVHVEDMDHFSRFMMATLLRHPSVLDVKSSFALQRIKDTTALPLV
- the hppD gene encoding 4-hydroxyphenylpyruvate dioxygenase, which gives rise to MQFTPWDNPMGTDGFEFVEFAAPDPKALGALFENMGFTAIARHRTKDVTLYRQGEINFIINAEEDSFAQRFARQHGPSVCAIAIRVDDAAYVYKKALEMGAWGFDNKTGPMELNIPAIKGVGDSLLYLVDRWRGKNADKGVTPGSIGDISIYDADFVAIPGVDPNPVGNGLTYIDHLTHNVYRGRMGEWAGFYERLFNFREIRYFDIEGRLTGLKSKAMTSPCGKIRIPINESSDDKSQIAEYLNEYHGEGIQHIALGTDDIYTSIQRMRDTGIAFQDTIETYYELVNRRLPSHGENLEELRRLRILIDGQADSENKRELLLQIFTQNVIGPIFFEIIQRKGDQGFGEGNFRALFESIELDQIRRGVLEDPAKTVA
- a CDS encoding indolepyruvate ferredoxin oxidoreductase family protein gives rise to the protein MNAPHKGTELGAPAHDITLDDKWTLERGRAFMTGTQALIRLPMMQRERDVKAGLNTAGYITGYRGSPVTSVDMTAMKAKKHLEAHHVKFHPGMNEDLAATAVWGTQQTNLFQDAKYDGVFSMWYGKGPGVDRCGDVFKHANNAGSAKHGGVLVLAGDDHAAKSSSTAHQSDHILAACGIPVLYPSSVQEYIDYGLHGWAMSRYTGLWVAMKCVTDIIESGAVVDFDPDRVQIAMPDDFELPPGGLNIRWPDAVLDQEVRMNSYKWYAALAYARANKLNKIIWDSPKPKIGIITAGKSYLDTRQALADLGIDEQAASDIGIRLYKIGMTWPLEADGVHEFARGLDEIIVVEEKRQILEYALKEELYNLPDSERPRVVGKFDDTGEWSNKHRSGHGDWLLPATYELNPAQIARAIASRISHYCDGHPVAARVKERIAFLEAKELVLKSVPAKPNPQTDRTPFFCSGCPHNTSTKVPEGSRALAGIGCHYMVLWMDRETSTFTHMGAEGVTWVGQAPFTNEKHVFTNLGDGTYFHSGILAIRAAVAAKVNITYKILYNDAVAMTGGQVVDGPLDPGMISRQIAAEGVTPIIVVTDDPDKYPDDYAWAPGVTVRHRSELMDVQKELRDKPGVSAMIYDQTCASEKRRRRKRNEFPDPAKRAVINEAVCEGCGDCSVQSNCLSVEPLETELGRKRQINQSSCNKDYSCVSGFCPSFVTVEGGQLKKPKKAAAGSNAEVPALPAPALPSTATPYGILVTGIGGTGVVTVGQILAMAAHVEGKGAVVLDMSGLAQKGGPVMSHVRLADNQADLHSTRVGTGSADLVIGCDQIVTASRDALSRMGEGRTWAAINSTGATTAAFVKNPDWQFPGESSQGEILRACGTDRVEFVDAGRIATALMGDSIATNMFMLGYSFQKGHVPLSEGALMKAIELNGVSVGFNKAAFNWGRYAAVDLNAVTKMTAPAQVIEFKRSQTLDEIVTRRVELLTAYQNAAYAGQYREFVETVRAAESRLNPKQLKLTEAVARYLYKLMAYKDEYEVARLHTDPAFRQKIEGMFEGDYKVKFHLAPPLLAKHDKDGHLVKQEFGPWMLQAFKVLAKLKGLRGTALDVFGYTAERKTERALIGAYRDTVARLLPKLNADNLATAVSIARIPEDIRGYGHVKERHLKAAKQKEAALLAAFDAPAATPHAA
- a CDS encoding S41 family peptidase, giving the protein MKPFTSALGLAMLAALAGCGGDGPSQPGVVTPVKPPPFVPEPPVIPPPVTPPEPPLTPLQEIEKYMQRCADAPPDSPRPGTIDDEKRFLRAWLGETYLWYRELPALDLTTFGATVDYFNAMKTPLLTPSGKPKDQFHFSYTEERWAELSRGGQTGYGITWLRNSADGLRDWRIAAVEPGSPAAVAGLRRGDRLLTVDGSDFAGTTDATAVATLNAALFPVVAGKSHRLGVRRDDSGTFEVELLSTKLAIAPVQNTTVLQTAAGPVGYMTFGAHVAAAEAPLTAAFAALRDAGVKDLVLDLRYNGGGLLSIASKVAYMVAGPRVAGMTFEQTLANDKTKPNKPILFPATTALPTLDLRRVYVLAGPGTCSASESIVNGLRGADIDVHLVGGQTCGKPYAFIPATNCGRTYFAIQYQGVNHKGFGDYAEGFAPTCAAADDLRHRLGSADETLLRTALHLRSAGTCPVSAGLRAGARAPALVPVREAGSEIAIDDRR